A part of Hemicordylus capensis ecotype Gifberg chromosome 16, rHemCap1.1.pri, whole genome shotgun sequence genomic DNA contains:
- the LOC128338650 gene encoding natriuretic peptides B-like — protein MNGISVGCWSSLLLAFLHAGLGSAHPVTWSPSGQELQSLQDLLERLKEKFEQGERETLDLEVPDYRAEDAADVSPFDLADSASHLNSPSPLQQTEVINQWRKFLASPKRRRHFSGCFGARLERIGTQTGLGCNIYKSRSRRKSRS, from the exons ATGAATGGGATCTCGGTGGGTTGCTGGTCTTCTCTGCTCTTGGCCTTTCTGCACGCAGGCCTGGGGTCTGCCCATCCAGTGACCTGGAGTCCCTCTGGCCAGGAGCTGCAGTCTCtgcag GATCTCCTTGAGCGGCTGAAGGAGAAATTTGAACAAGGAGAAAGGGAGACTTTGGATCTGGAGGTTCCCGATTACCGGGCGGAGGATGCTGCCGATGTCTCTCCCTTTGACCTTGCCGACTCCGCCAGCCACCTGAACTCTCCGTCCCCGCTCCAGCAGACTGAAGTGATCAACCAGTGGAGAAAATTCCTGGCCTCCCCAAAACGGAGGAGGCACTTCTCCGGGTGCTTTGGGGCCAGGCTCGAACGGATCGGGACCCAAACAGGACTTGGGTGCAACATCTACAAATCCC GTTCCCGGAGGAAATCCAGAAGCTGA
- the LOC128338376 gene encoding C-type natriuretic peptide 1-like has protein sequence MNPKLICSGWFFLLLLLTHNQGKAKPMANVQALSKWLDEDLEQPLGSEETEQEQESSLLTGALEQDGPPFQWSRTPGEGMPLSESSFQRLFRDLLGSSRRYRGRSKKGLSRGCFGVKLDRIGTLSGLGC, from the exons ATGAACCCCAAACTCATCTGCTCTGGCTGGTTCTTTCTGCTTCTGCTCCTCACTCACAACCAAGGGAAAGCCAAGCCCATGGCCAATGTACAG gCCCTGTCTAAATGGTTAGATGAGGATCTGGAGCAGCCGCTGGGGTCCGAGGAAACGGAACAGGAGCAGGAGTCGTCTCTCCTGACAGGGGCTTTGGAACAAGATGGCCCTCCCTTCCAGTGGTCCAGGACCCCCGGGGAGGGGATGCCCCTGTCAGAAAGCTCTTTCCAGCGGCTCTTCCGTGACCTCCTGGGGTCCTCCCGGAGGTACCGAGGCAGGAGCAAAAAGGGGCTCTCCCGGGGATGCTTTGGCGTGAAGCTGGACCGAATTGGGACCCTGAGCGGGCTGGGATGCTAA